The proteins below come from a single Portunus trituberculatus isolate SZX2019 chromosome 2, ASM1759143v1, whole genome shotgun sequence genomic window:
- the LOC123503966 gene encoding serine/threonine-protein phosphatase CPPED1-like, which yields MRKENVKIPKEEENVSEAKMEGVTQTFQIKTRDRKYIGFEDTEAETQWQGAFTFIQAADTQLGLQEKYIEKKTNPGWEKEVKWCTQMVTKVNKMNPAPKFLVICGDLIDAYPYERNGDEKETRQHQENDLKMVLSELQIPLVCVCGNHDVGDTPTAKTILKYQSSFGDDYFSFWCGGAYFLALNSQFWQDRREVETLARAQDEWLEAQLLYIEQHKPRHSIILQHIPPFIDTIDEPSQYFNLPSYIRQEMLDRFITAGVRYVFCGHYHRNAGGVYNGLEVIVTSAVGAQLGTDVNGYRVVNVMEDKVVHCYHGVE from the coding sequence atgagaaaagaaaacgtcaaaataccaaaagaagaagaaaacgtgagTGAAGCAAAAATGGAAGGAGTGACACAAACATTTCAAATCAAGACTAGAGATCGCAAGTACATAGGCTTTGAGGACACGGAGGCGGAGACACAGTGGCAGGGCGCGTTCACCTTCATCCAGGCAGCCGACACGCAACTAGGCCtacaggaaaaatatatagagaaaaaaacaaaccctGGCtgggaaaaagaagtgaaatggTGCACGCAAATGGTGACAAAAGTTAATAAAATGAATCCCGCGCCTAAATTCTTGGTGATTTGTGGTGATCTAATAGACGCGTACCCTTATGAACGTAATGGTGATGAAAAGGAAACCAGACAACACCAGGAAAACGATCTGAAAATGGTGTTGAGTGAGCTGCAGATcccactggtgtgtgtgtgcggaaacCATGATGTTGGAGACACACCCACTGCAAAAACTATCCTTAAATATCAATCCAGTTTCGGTGATGACTATTTCAGCTTCTGGTGCGGTGGTGCCTACTTTCTGGCGCTCAATTCCCAGTTCTGGCAAGACAGGAGGGAGGTGGAAACACTCGCCAGGGCACAAGACGAGTGGTTAGAGGCTCAGTTGCTGTACATCGAGCAACACAAGCCAAGACACTCGATAATACTGCAACACATCCCTCCTTTCATAGACACGATAGATGAACCGTCACAGTATTTCAACCTGCCCAGTTACATACGTCAGGAAATGCTAGACAGGTTCATAACTGCTGGTGTTAGGTACGTGTTCTGCGGCCACTACCACAGGAACGCTGGCGGTGTCTATAACGGCCTGGAGGTTATAGTCACATCTGCTGTAGGGGCGCAGTTAGGAACGGATGTTAATGGTTACAGGGTTGTGAATGTTATGGAGGACAAAGTTGTGCATTGTTATCATGGGGTGGAGTGA
- the LOC123503971 gene encoding ETS-related transcription factor Elf-3-like, with product MDHLEYENLNPSFVLDEPNSTNSNIDTFCQTYLGDMSSLGASSLQSSPFLSPYLPASPYHSSASSLSSSPSPLLALDGEAISGGLLEEIESYGRIDITEWRGEDTLDWAGSVCRRRGIDQSTLDLWAFRGVPGETLRRMSLQDFCDLVGAVYGPLFHSELEDYCRRRDEGQRWRHKTGGSSPYSDHGSQFDLTSDLPELDLTSEEIRDLDKYIVGDFQELDLDQSMSYYDSVDSFPESVAQLSTGPPSPLPASSSSSSFFSSSSSSSSSSSSSSSSNLLTLPDPLKKIKQDPKKRPRGPKNWEFVIRLLADPRTNPSLIRWEQKEEGTFRLVQPGAIASMWGQRSDRPNLSYDNFARGLRYHYTTGALQPVSEKQLVYRCGPKAVKYLIELSKGDIKH from the exons ATGGATCACCTGGAGTATGAGAATCTGAACCCCTCCTTTGTCCTCGATGAACCTAATAGCACTAATTCCAATATTGACACATTCTGCCAAACTTATCTTGGTGACATGAGCTCACTAGGCGCTTCTTCTCTTCagtcttctccttttctatctccttatctcccagcctctccctacCACTCCTcggcctcctccctctcctcctccccctcccccctcctcgcCCTGGATGGAGAGGCGATTTCCGGGGGCTTACTTGAAGAAATTGAGTCTTATGGAAGAATTGATATCAcagaatggagaggagag GACACGCTGGACTGGGCTGGGAGTGTGTGCCGGCGCAGGGGAATTGACCAAAGCACACTGGATCTGTGGGCCTTCCGCGGGGTTCCTGGCGAGACCCTGCGAAGAATGAGCTTGCAGGATTTCTGTGACCTGGTTGGCGCCGTGTATGGGCCTCTGTTTCACTCTGAGCTGGAGGACTACTgcagaaggagagatgaag gtCAGCGGTGGAGGCACAAGACAGGCGGCTCCTCCCCTTACAGTGACCACGGGAGCCAGTTTGACCTGACCTCTGACCTTCCTGAGTTAGATCTGACCTCTGAGGAAATTCGTGATTTAGACAAGTACATAGTAGGAGATTTTCAAGAGCTTGACCTGGACCAATCGATGTCATATtacg ATTCCGTGGACAGTTTTCCGGAGTCAGTAGCGCAGTTGTCAACCGGGCCACCCTCCccactccctgcctcctcctcctcctcctccttcttctcctcctcctcctcctcctcctcttcctcctcctcttcctcctcctccaacctcctAACTCTTCCTGACCCGCTGAAGAAGATTAAGCAGGATCCCAAAAAGAGAC CGCGGGGGCCGAAGAACTGGGAATTTGTGATACGTCTGTTGGCTGACCCCAGAACTAACCCCTCCTTAATTCGCtgggagcagaaggaggagggcaCCTTTCGCCTCGTCCAGCCCGGAGCTATCGCCTCCATGTGGGGCCAACGCAGCGATAGGCCTAACCTCTCTTATGACAACTTCGCGCGAGGCCTACG GTACCACTACACCACGGGCGCCCTCCAGCCAGTGTCGGAGAAGCAACTAGTGTACAGGTGTGGTCCCAAAGCTGTCAAATACCTAATTGAACTTAGTAAGGGCGACATtaagcattga